Part of the Bacteroidales bacterium genome is shown below.
GAAAGAAAGGGCTGGGGCGATAGGGTGTGGTCGCAGACAATGATCTCTGCCGTACTGTTTTCTTCAAGGATGATGAGGTTACGGTACTGCACCAGGAGGGGTATTTCATGCATCTGGATGTTGATGATCTGGATGGGTTTGTCGGGTGTGGCGTGGCGCGGAACATAAACGAAAATACCATCGCGGGCAAAGAGAGTGTTCAACGAGACCAGCCCTTCTTCCCTTAAACCGGCGTACCGATTGTAATGCCGGGCCACCAGATCGGGATAGCGGCGGGAAGCTTCCATCAGGCTTCCCACGATTACTCCGTTGGGCAGTTCGTGCAATGATCCTCCATGGTTGTGGAAAAAACCGTTCAGCAAAATGGCGTAATGAGTATCGAGTGCAGGCACATCGCAGCGGAATATGTCGTCTATCTGGAATTCAATCCGCTGGGGGGTAATGTAATTCGTATAATCTTTCCGGAAAAGGGCAGGGACGTCAAGGTATTTATAGTCTTCCGAGCGGAATTTCGGGAGCCCCAGTTTAATGAAATTATCAAATGCATTTGCCCGATGCCGGTTCAGTACATCGGACGATGCGGACAGAATTACCTGGCTGTTGGCCTTGTAAAAGGCAGTCAGTTTTTCATCGGGCAGTATATCTTTTTCAATCGTTTCCATAGTCATCGGTAAAAAGCTGCAAATCCAGCAAAGCAAGAGGCATCAGGCCTCATTTTCTTCTTTAATCCATTCATATCCCTTTTTTTCGAGCTCAAGAGCCAGTTCTTTGCCGGCACTGCGGACTATCCGGCCATTATAAAGCACGTGCACGAAATCGGGCACAATGTAATCGAGGAGGCGCTGGTAGTGGGTAATGAGGATGGTTGCGTTATGGGGCGAACGCAGTTTGTTGACACCCTTGGCTACAATGCGCAGAGCATCGATGTCAAGGCCGGAATCCGTTTCATCCAGAATGGCAAGGCGCGGTTCAAGAACAGCCATCTGAAAGATTTCGTTCCGTTTCTTTTCGCCGCCGGAGAATCCTTCATTTACCGACCGACCTGTAAGCTG
Proteins encoded:
- the sufC gene encoding Fe-S cluster assembly ATPase SufC (part of SUF system involved in inserting iron-sulfur clusters into proteins; in Escherichia coli this protein forms a complex with SufBD; the SufBCD complex stimulates the cysteine desulfurase SufS in conjunction with SufE), yielding QLTGRSVNEGFSGGEKKRNEIFQMAVLEPRLAILDETDSGLDIDALRIVAKGVNKLRSPHNATILITHYQRLLDYIVPDFVHVLYNGRIVRSAGKELALELEKKGYEWIKEENEA